In Setaria italica strain Yugu1 chromosome IX, Setaria_italica_v2.0, whole genome shotgun sequence, the genomic stretch cAAAACTAGATGTAGGGATCTTTCCGAACTAGTATAACAACTAGATGTAGGACCTTTCCGAACTAGTATaactcttttattttttgcgTGTGCTAGCCCATTGCTAGTCGGCGGTACTGAAACACCGACGATTCCCATCCGAGAGCGCACGCCGGGCACGCCGGGCCAGCAGGCCCAGGCCACCAGCCGTCACCCTCGATGCCGGCCCACCGCCATGTGACCCTCGTGGCAGAAAACCCGCGACAGCCACACACACGAcgggagaggtggtggatggaGGAAGTAGAACACCTTATACCGCCATCAGCCCATCACACCGGCCCCATCAAGAGTCAAGACCAAACAAACTGTCAAACCAACCAGACAACACAACACGCCTCGAGCCACTCAACAAAACACCCGCTCAGCCACAGCGACGGGCCGACGACcgaccgacgccgacgccgccgcaccCGGGGCCGAGACCGAGAGGGAAAGAAGGGAACTAGCCAAGACAACAGGtggagctcgccgccgggccCCGCGCTACCGGCCGCGGCCCTCGGCCCTCGGCCGCCCCATGGGGGGAAGCCTGGTGTCCATGCTCCGGTGGCCGCCGGACCTGGGCCTGCCCAGCCTGGCCGCGCTGctcccctcgccgcccgcgcacCTCCGGCTCCGGGTCCAGGAgtggtggcagtggcagtggtggaGCCCCGAGCAGctcggagcggcggcggcgcggcggtggccagAGCTGGTGCGGGACGTGCCGCTCCTGGTGGACTCCGCGCTCTGGGGCGTCGTCACGGCCGTCGAGTCCGTCGCGCTCGTCTCCATGATGTGCTGCTT encodes the following:
- the LOC101773242 gene encoding uncharacterized protein LOC101773242, which produces MGGSLVSMLRWPPDLGLPSLAALLPSPPAHLRLRVQEWWQWQWWSPEQLGAAAARRWPELVRDVPLLVDSALWGVVTAVESVALVSMMCCFFLCCGCTL